A window of Acropora muricata isolate sample 2 chromosome 3, ASM3666990v1, whole genome shotgun sequence contains these coding sequences:
- the LOC136910829 gene encoding non-structural maintenance of chromosomes element 1 homolog — MRQSQRLFLQTLMSKQFLSEKETKDVYKKACAEFGDDSPPENFAGFLDAINKNLRAFDMEIRRGVSEDDGSIHFGLVNTAEDEHSKMATDYSPNDITFFKKVMDLIVASPDGTVSSMEALHVAPDLEKKMAITHAEKLIVKLVKDNWMSESSGSYSLGPRAMLELHPYLNRVYEDDVVECMICHMIAIKGQCCAQCEGKIHKRCAARYFQRRTVKTCPNQQCGAVWTNEILELSSSAANEEGESIAVPTSQKRKKRR, encoded by the exons ATGAGACAATCGCAACGTCTCTTTCTGCAAACGCTGATGTCAAAACAGTTTCTATCTGAGAAAGAGACAAAAGACGTTTACAAGAAGGCTTGCGCAGAGTTCGGAG atGATTCTCCTCCAGAGAACTTTGCCGGCTTTTTAGACGCTATCAATAAAAACTTGCGTGCTTTTGACATGGAAATCAGACGTGGCGTCTCTGAAGACGACGGTAGTATCCATTTTGGTTTG GTAAACACAGCAGAGGACGAGCATTCTAAAATGGCAACAGACTATTCACCAAACGATATTACATTTTTCAAGAAAGTG ATGGATTTGATTGTGGCCTCTCCTGATGGCACTGTGTCTTCAATGGAAGCACTTCATGTTGCACCGGATTTAGAGAAAAAGATGGCCATAACTCATGCAGAGAAACTTATTGTAAAGCTTGTCAAGGACAATTGGATGTCAGAG TCATCAGGTTCATACTCATTGGGACCAAGAGCGATGCTGGAGCTTCATCCATACCTGAACAGAGTGTACGAGGATGATGTGGTGGAGTGCATGATTTGTCACATGATAGCTATCAAG GGTCAGTGTTGTGCGCAATGTGAAGGTAAAATTCACAAAAGATGTGCAGCACGTTACTTCCAAAGAAG GACGGTGAAGACTTGTCCTAATCAGCAGTGTGGTGCAGTTTGGACGAATGAGATTCTTGAACTATCATCATCTGCAGCCAATGAAGAGG GGGAAAGCATTGCTGTACCTACATCACAGAAACGCAAGAAAAGAAGATGA
- the LOC136910826 gene encoding kelch-like protein diablo — MAALNEGENTVEVLNYKDSFHPCHVLETLKKLYLKKELCDVVLIVDEQEIKAHRVVLAANSVYFYSMFTTDMCESVQERIPLKGIDYEAVELLVDFCYTSSIKITEKNVQSLLSVSNLLQFNTVIESCCGFLKNQLHPSNCLGIGDFADHHGFTELKAAALCFAEKHFLEVIKCDEFLSAPFEQVSSILKSDFLDVASEKEVFDAIVQWISHDEFPRKKHLAEFLKDVRLPLLPPKILVDCIESDKLVENNDTCMRLISEAKNYHLLPERRDIVPFVTHARCKAHSTMIYIVGGEIHNRVFNSVRRFNFETKEWDEVAGMNKHRDGVGVAVYSGLIYAAGGCDGDVALSSVECYQPTTDKWTYVQPMACGRHAFGLVELDGWLYASGGSDFSRSEYNSLERYDPVRDMWTHMKPMSTMREGLAMVTLDGVIYAIGGDNGVSILGSVERYDPRLDCWSACVAMSYRRRYFGAAVLKNKIFAVGGSDYDEDHNSVECYDPRMNRWMSLPPMLTRRESPAVAAIDDKLYAIGGACMNVETDQIDCYDPLANKWEEFTPLPLAIEGMGVAVL, encoded by the exons ATGGCGGCTTTGAACGAAGGGGAAAACACGGTGGAAGTGCTCAATTATAAAGATTCTTTCCACCCCTGCCATGTCTTGGAAACACTTAAGAAACTTTATCTGAAAAAGGAACTATGCGATGTAGTTCTTATCGTTGACGAGCAGGAAATCAAGGCGCATCGCGTAGTTTTGGCAGCGAATAGTGTATACTTTTATTCAATGTTTACTACGGACATGTGTGAGAGCGTACAGGAAAGAATTCCCCTCAAAGGTATTGATTACGAGGCAGTAGAGCTTTTAGTCGATTTTTGCTACACTTCGAGCATCAAGATTACGGAGAAGAACGTTCAGAGCCTTTTGTCAGTGTCGAATTTGCTACAGTTCAATACTGTTATCGAATCGTGTTGCGGATTTTTGAAAAATCAACTTCACCCCTCGAATTGTTTGGGTATTGGAGATTTTGCAGATCACCACGGATTCACTGAACTGAAAGCTGCGGCTCTCTGCTTTGCtgaaaaacatttcttggaGGTTATCAAGTGCGACGAATTTCTCTCCGCGCCTTTCGAACAGGTATCATCCATTTTGAAAAGTGATTTCCTTGATGTTGCAAGCGAAAAAGAAGTCTTCGATGCTATTGTTCAGTGGATCTCCCACGATGAATTTCCTAGGAAGAAACACTTGGCCGAGTTTCTGAAAGATGTCAGACTTCCTTTGTTGCCTCCAAAAATATTAG TTGATTGCATTGAAAGTGACAAGTTGGTGGAAAATAATGACACTTGTATGAGATTAATCAGTGAGGCAAAGAATTATCATCTGCTTCCTGAGAGAAGGGACATTGTGCCATTTGTCACTCATGCAAGATGCAAAGCACATAGTACAATGATCTACATTGTTGGCGGTGAAATACATAATCGGGTGTTTAACAGTGTAAGAAGGTTCAACTTCGAAACAAAAGAATGGGATGAGGTTGCAGGGATGAACAAGCATCGTGATGGCGTGGGAGTGGCAGTTTATAGTGGACTCATTTATGCAGCAGGGG GGTGTGATGGAGATGTCGCCCTGAGCTCTGTGGAATGCTATCAACCGACCACAGACAAATGGACATATGTCCAACCAATGGCTTGTGGCAGACATGCCTTTGGATTGGTAGAATTGGATGGCTGGCTATATGCATCAGGGGGAAGCGACTTTTCGCGCTCGGAATATAACAGTTTGGAACGCTATGATCCTGTTAG GGACATGTGGACTCACATGAAGCCCATGAGCACAATGCGTGAGGGTCTTGCTATGGTTACCCTGGATGGTGTAATTTATGCTATCGGAGGTGACAATGGGGTCTCTATATTAGGTAGTGTTGAAAGATACGACCCAAGACTGGACTGCTGGAGTGCCTGTGTTGCTATGAGTTATCGCCGGAGGTACTTTGGAGCAGCAGTACTTAAGAACAAGATCTTTGCGGTTGGTGGAAGTGACTATGATGAAGATCATAATTCTGTGGAATGTTATGATCCTCGTATGAACCGCTGGATGTCGCTTCCTCCCATGCTCACGCGCCGTGAGAGCCCAGCAGTGGCAGCTATCGACGACAAGctctatgctattggtggagcCTGCATGAATGTTGAAACAGATCAAATAGATTGTTATGATCCTTTGGCCAATAAATGGGAAGAGTTTACACCACTGCCATTGGCTATAGAAGGGATGGGTGTGGctgttttgtaa